The proteins below are encoded in one region of Cucurbita pepo subsp. pepo cultivar mu-cu-16 chromosome LG10, ASM280686v2, whole genome shotgun sequence:
- the LOC111803396 gene encoding pentatricopeptide repeat-containing protein At2g03880, mitochondrial isoform X2 encodes MRLSELSKDDRVDEARKLFDHMPYRDTYTWNIMISAYANSRNMVEARKLFDETPTKNSITWSSLVSGYCRNGCEVEGLRLFSQMWSEGQKPSQYTLGSVLRACSTLGLLHSGKMIHGYVTKIQLEANIFVATGLVDMYSKCKCLLEAEYLFVSLSDRKNYVLSTAMLTGYAQNGESLKAMQCFKEMRIQGMESNHFTFPSILTACTAISAYAFGQQVHGCIILSGFGANVYVQSALVDMYAKCGDLNSARMLLNIMEIDDVVCWNSMIVGCVTHGHMEEALVLFHKMHNRDIVIDDFTYPSVLKSLGTCRDLKNGESVHSLIMKTGFDACKTVSNALVDMYAKQGNLNCALEVFNKISDKDVISWTSLVTGYVHNGFHEKALKLFCDMRIAGVDLDQFVIACVFSACAELTIIEFGRQVHGNFIKSSVGSLLSAENSLITMYAKCGCLEDATRVFDSMETRNVISWTAIIVGYAQNGRGKDSLRFYDRMIIDGVKPDPVTFIGLLFACSHAGLVETGRSYFESMEKVYGIKPGSDHYACMIDLLGRAGKLNEAEELLNRMDVEPDATVWKSLLSACRVHGNLELGERAGKNLIKLEPLNSLPYVLLSNMFSVAGRWEDATYIRNSMKRMGINKEPGYSWIEMKSQVHSFISEDRSHPMAAEIYSKIDEMMILIKEAGYVPDMNFALRDMDEEAKERSLTYHSEKLAVAFGLLAVPNGAPIRIFKNLRVCGDCHSAMKYISSVFKRHVILRDLNCFHHFKEGKCSCGDFW; translated from the exons ATG CGTCTGAGTGAGTTGTCTAAAGATGATCGAGTTGATGAAGCGCGTAAGTTGTTTGATCACATGCCTTACCGGGACACGTACACATGGAATATTATGATTTCAGCTTATGCCAATTCAAGAAACATGGTCGAAGCTCGCAAGCTTTTCGACGAAACTCCAACTAAAAATTCTATCACTTGGTCATCCCTGGTATCTGGATATTGCAGAAATGGGTGTGAAGTTGAAGGCTTGAGGCTGTTCAGCCAAATGTGGAGTGAGGGACAGAAGCCAAGTCAATATACATTGGGCAGTGTTTTACGAGCATGTTCGACTTTGGGTTTACTCCATAGTGGCAAAATGATTCATGGCTATGtaacaaaaatacaattagAAGCAAATATCTTCGTTGCTACCGGTCTCGTCGACATGTATTCCAAGTGTAAGTGTCTCCTGGAGGCTGAATACCTCTTTGTATCATTGTCTGATAGGAAAAACTATGTTCTATCGACCGCTATGCTCACCggttatgctcaaaatggcgAGAGTTTGAAGGCAATGCAGTGTTTTAAGGAGATGAGAATACAGGGAATGGAGTCTAACCATTTCACATTTCCCAGCATACTGACAGCATGTACAGCAATTTCAGCTTATGCTTTTGGTCAGCAGGTACATGGATGCATTATTTTGAGTGGTTTTGGTGCTAatgtttatgttcaaagtgcaTTAGTTGATATGTATGCGAAATGTGGCGACTTGAATAGTGCGAGGATGCTACTAAATATCATGGAAATCGATGATGTTGTATGCTGGAACTCGATGATTGTCGGGTGTGTGACACACGGACATATGGAGGAAGCTCTAGTTTTGTTCCATAAGATGCATAATCGGGATATTGTAATCGACGATTTCACGTACCCGTCTGTTTTGAAATCTCTGGGTACTTGCAGGGACCTGAAAAATGGAGAATCTGTTCATTCTCTGATAATGAAAACTGGTTTTGATGCCTGCAAAACAGTGAGCAATGCGCTTGTTGATATGTATGCTAAACAGGGAAACTTAAATTGTGCATTAGAGGTTTTCAATAAGATATCTGATAAAGATGTCATTTCTTGGACCTCCTTGGTCACGGGATATGTTCATAATGGCTTCCATGAAAAGGCTCTCAAGTTATTCTGTGACATGAGAATTGCAGGTGTTGATCTAGACCAATTCGTAATTGCCTGTGTCTTTAGTGCTTGTGCTGAACTAACGATTATCGAGTTTGGTCGACAGGTTCACGGAAACTTCATAAAATCAAGCGTTGGTTCACTGTTATCTGCTGAGAACTCTCTGATAACAATGTATGCCAAATGTGGATGCTTAGAAGATGCAACTCGAGTCTTTGACTCGATGGAAACTCGAAATGTCATATCATGGACTGCTATAATAGTTGGTTATGCACAGAATGGGAGAGGGAAGGACTCGCTTCGTTTTTACGACCGGATGATAATCGATGGCGTAAAGCCTGACCCTGTTACTTTCATTGGTTTGTTGTTTGCTTGCAGCCATGCAGGTCTAGTGGAAACTGGTCGATCTTACTTCGAATCAATGGAAAAGGTTTATGGAATAAAGCCGGGTTCTGATCATTATGCTTGCATGATTGATCTACTGGGACGTGCTGGAAAGCTTAACGAGGCAGAGGAGTTATTGAATCGAATGGACGTTGAGCCCGATGCAACCGTATGGAAGTCGTTACTTTCGGCATGTCGGGTTCATGGGAACTTAGAACTTGGAGAAAGGGCGGGGAAAAACCTCATTAAGTTGGAGCCTTTGAATTCTCTGCCATATGTTCTATTGTCCAATATGTTCTCTGTTGCTGGTAGATGGGAAGATGCAACATATATACGTAATTCAATGAAAAGAATGGGTATTAACAAGGAGCCTGGATATAGTTGGATTGAAATGAAGAGCCAAGTGCATTCATTTATATCAGAAGATAGAAGTCACCCTATGGCTGCTGAAATATATTCTAAGATTGATGAAATGATGATCTTAATAAAGGAAGCTGGGTATGTTCCCGATATGAACTTCGCGTTACGTGACATGGACGAAGAGGCTAAGGAACGTAGTTTAACATATCATAGCGAAAAGTTGGCTGTTGCGTTTGGACTCCTTGCAGTCCCGAATGGAGCGCCGATtcgaattttcaaaaatcttaGGGTATGTGGGGACTGTCACTCAGCCATGAAATATATATCTAGCGTTTTTAAGCGGCATGTTATTTTGAGAGACTTGAATTGTTTCCATCACTTCAAAGAGGGAAAATGTTCTTGTGGAGACTTCTGGTAA
- the LOC111803396 gene encoding pentatricopeptide repeat-containing protein At2g03880, mitochondrial isoform X1: MGCYTWAPRRRCLCLQYIFKLQTLSPSASFRFIHNFVYDSSNFVSNQRLSELSKDDRVDEARKLFDHMPYRDTYTWNIMISAYANSRNMVEARKLFDETPTKNSITWSSLVSGYCRNGCEVEGLRLFSQMWSEGQKPSQYTLGSVLRACSTLGLLHSGKMIHGYVTKIQLEANIFVATGLVDMYSKCKCLLEAEYLFVSLSDRKNYVLSTAMLTGYAQNGESLKAMQCFKEMRIQGMESNHFTFPSILTACTAISAYAFGQQVHGCIILSGFGANVYVQSALVDMYAKCGDLNSARMLLNIMEIDDVVCWNSMIVGCVTHGHMEEALVLFHKMHNRDIVIDDFTYPSVLKSLGTCRDLKNGESVHSLIMKTGFDACKTVSNALVDMYAKQGNLNCALEVFNKISDKDVISWTSLVTGYVHNGFHEKALKLFCDMRIAGVDLDQFVIACVFSACAELTIIEFGRQVHGNFIKSSVGSLLSAENSLITMYAKCGCLEDATRVFDSMETRNVISWTAIIVGYAQNGRGKDSLRFYDRMIIDGVKPDPVTFIGLLFACSHAGLVETGRSYFESMEKVYGIKPGSDHYACMIDLLGRAGKLNEAEELLNRMDVEPDATVWKSLLSACRVHGNLELGERAGKNLIKLEPLNSLPYVLLSNMFSVAGRWEDATYIRNSMKRMGINKEPGYSWIEMKSQVHSFISEDRSHPMAAEIYSKIDEMMILIKEAGYVPDMNFALRDMDEEAKERSLTYHSEKLAVAFGLLAVPNGAPIRIFKNLRVCGDCHSAMKYISSVFKRHVILRDLNCFHHFKEGKCSCGDFW, encoded by the coding sequence ATGGGCTGTTACACTTGGGCACCAAGAAGAAGGTGCTTATGTttacaatatattttcaaacttcaaactCTTTCACCAAGTGCTTCGTTCCGTTTCATCCACAACTTTGTGTATGATTCGTCGAATTTTGTCTCCAATCAGCGTCTGAGTGAGTTGTCTAAAGATGATCGAGTTGATGAAGCGCGTAAGTTGTTTGATCACATGCCTTACCGGGACACGTACACATGGAATATTATGATTTCAGCTTATGCCAATTCAAGAAACATGGTCGAAGCTCGCAAGCTTTTCGACGAAACTCCAACTAAAAATTCTATCACTTGGTCATCCCTGGTATCTGGATATTGCAGAAATGGGTGTGAAGTTGAAGGCTTGAGGCTGTTCAGCCAAATGTGGAGTGAGGGACAGAAGCCAAGTCAATATACATTGGGCAGTGTTTTACGAGCATGTTCGACTTTGGGTTTACTCCATAGTGGCAAAATGATTCATGGCTATGtaacaaaaatacaattagAAGCAAATATCTTCGTTGCTACCGGTCTCGTCGACATGTATTCCAAGTGTAAGTGTCTCCTGGAGGCTGAATACCTCTTTGTATCATTGTCTGATAGGAAAAACTATGTTCTATCGACCGCTATGCTCACCggttatgctcaaaatggcgAGAGTTTGAAGGCAATGCAGTGTTTTAAGGAGATGAGAATACAGGGAATGGAGTCTAACCATTTCACATTTCCCAGCATACTGACAGCATGTACAGCAATTTCAGCTTATGCTTTTGGTCAGCAGGTACATGGATGCATTATTTTGAGTGGTTTTGGTGCTAatgtttatgttcaaagtgcaTTAGTTGATATGTATGCGAAATGTGGCGACTTGAATAGTGCGAGGATGCTACTAAATATCATGGAAATCGATGATGTTGTATGCTGGAACTCGATGATTGTCGGGTGTGTGACACACGGACATATGGAGGAAGCTCTAGTTTTGTTCCATAAGATGCATAATCGGGATATTGTAATCGACGATTTCACGTACCCGTCTGTTTTGAAATCTCTGGGTACTTGCAGGGACCTGAAAAATGGAGAATCTGTTCATTCTCTGATAATGAAAACTGGTTTTGATGCCTGCAAAACAGTGAGCAATGCGCTTGTTGATATGTATGCTAAACAGGGAAACTTAAATTGTGCATTAGAGGTTTTCAATAAGATATCTGATAAAGATGTCATTTCTTGGACCTCCTTGGTCACGGGATATGTTCATAATGGCTTCCATGAAAAGGCTCTCAAGTTATTCTGTGACATGAGAATTGCAGGTGTTGATCTAGACCAATTCGTAATTGCCTGTGTCTTTAGTGCTTGTGCTGAACTAACGATTATCGAGTTTGGTCGACAGGTTCACGGAAACTTCATAAAATCAAGCGTTGGTTCACTGTTATCTGCTGAGAACTCTCTGATAACAATGTATGCCAAATGTGGATGCTTAGAAGATGCAACTCGAGTCTTTGACTCGATGGAAACTCGAAATGTCATATCATGGACTGCTATAATAGTTGGTTATGCACAGAATGGGAGAGGGAAGGACTCGCTTCGTTTTTACGACCGGATGATAATCGATGGCGTAAAGCCTGACCCTGTTACTTTCATTGGTTTGTTGTTTGCTTGCAGCCATGCAGGTCTAGTGGAAACTGGTCGATCTTACTTCGAATCAATGGAAAAGGTTTATGGAATAAAGCCGGGTTCTGATCATTATGCTTGCATGATTGATCTACTGGGACGTGCTGGAAAGCTTAACGAGGCAGAGGAGTTATTGAATCGAATGGACGTTGAGCCCGATGCAACCGTATGGAAGTCGTTACTTTCGGCATGTCGGGTTCATGGGAACTTAGAACTTGGAGAAAGGGCGGGGAAAAACCTCATTAAGTTGGAGCCTTTGAATTCTCTGCCATATGTTCTATTGTCCAATATGTTCTCTGTTGCTGGTAGATGGGAAGATGCAACATATATACGTAATTCAATGAAAAGAATGGGTATTAACAAGGAGCCTGGATATAGTTGGATTGAAATGAAGAGCCAAGTGCATTCATTTATATCAGAAGATAGAAGTCACCCTATGGCTGCTGAAATATATTCTAAGATTGATGAAATGATGATCTTAATAAAGGAAGCTGGGTATGTTCCCGATATGAACTTCGCGTTACGTGACATGGACGAAGAGGCTAAGGAACGTAGTTTAACATATCATAGCGAAAAGTTGGCTGTTGCGTTTGGACTCCTTGCAGTCCCGAATGGAGCGCCGATtcgaattttcaaaaatcttaGGGTATGTGGGGACTGTCACTCAGCCATGAAATATATATCTAGCGTTTTTAAGCGGCATGTTATTTTGAGAGACTTGAATTGTTTCCATCACTTCAAAGAGGGAAAATGTTCTTGTGGAGACTTCTGGTAA